The Fusobacterium russii ATCC 25533 genome includes a window with the following:
- a CDS encoding YraN family protein, which translates to MNKRKIGSFYEEKSCDFLIRDDYKILERNYRNRYGEIDIIAEKNFELVFIEVKYRKTNNYGYGYEAVNKKKLLRIFNLAQIYMQNKKFNNYKIRFDCMSYLDEELEWIKNMAWGDEIGF; encoded by the coding sequence ATGAATAAAAGAAAAATAGGTAGCTTCTATGAAGAAAAAAGTTGTGATTTTTTAATAAGAGATGATTATAAAATTCTTGAAAGGAATTATAGGAATAGATATGGCGAGATAGATATAATAGCTGAAAAAAATTTTGAATTAGTATTTATAGAAGTTAAATATAGAAAGACAAATAATTACGGTTATGGCTATGAAGCTGTTAATAAAAAGAAACTTTTGAGAATTTTTAATTTGGCACAAATATATATGCAGAATAAGAAGTTTAATAATTATAAAATTAGATTTGACTGTATGAGTTATTTGGATGAGGAACTAGAGTGGATAAAAAATATGGCTTGGGGTGATGAAATTGGATTTTAG
- a CDS encoding ribonuclease HII: MNTNHLYLFDLEYNEVIGVDEAGRGPLAGPVVAAAVKLREYSESLEEINDSKKLTEKKRERLYDLILENFEVAVGIVSADEIDQINILNATFLAMRKALKELEQKLGDYESNIVLVDGNFKIREYEGNQLPIIKGDSKSLSIAAASIIAKVTRDRIMRDLEKDYPEYNFSKHKGYGTKRHVEVIKNIGAIEGIHRKSFLGKIL, from the coding sequence ATGAATACTAATCATCTATACTTATTTGATTTGGAATATAATGAGGTTATTGGAGTTGATGAGGCTGGCAGAGGACCTCTAGCCGGACCGGTTGTAGCAGCTGCAGTCAAGTTGAGAGAGTATTCAGAAAGTCTGGAAGAAATAAATGATTCTAAAAAATTGACGGAAAAGAAAAGAGAAAGATTATACGATTTAATATTAGAGAATTTTGAGGTTGCTGTAGGTATTGTATCAGCTGATGAAATAGATCAGATAAATATTTTAAATGCCACATTTTTAGCAATGAGAAAGGCATTGAAAGAACTGGAACAGAAATTGGGTGACTATGAGTCAAATATTGTTTTAGTGGACGGGAATTTTAAAATAAGAGAGTACGAGGGGAATCAGCTGCCTATTATAAAAGGGGATTCTAAAAGTCTTTCAATAGCAGCTGCTTCGATAATTGCAAAGGTAACTAGGGATAGAATTATGAGAGATTTGGAGAAGGATTACCCTGAGTATAATTTTTCAAAACATAAAGGCTATGGAACTAAAAGACATGTGGAAGTTATAAAAAATATAGGTGCTATAGAAGGTATACATAGAAAATCATTTTTGGGTAAAATTTTATGA